One region of Moraxella sp. ZY210820 genomic DNA includes:
- the creD gene encoding cell envelope integrity protein CreD gives MTHIVTMLFIFGEMMQQNRLFSKCMMLVFLLIGFAFTLVLVRYIVHERADYQKDVIEQIEKHQISTQYMVSPMIRVPYMVQLPCQKNTEEPLNAKLCTYEKQHLIFPSQSEWNTDFNVSNQQYQRGIYRATSYQAQISAKMGFNMEQLPQLNYDWSKAKLIFPVADLRGIQQKPVLTMGGQKYTLEFAQFQQKNAGLTALELDLNSSDWQNLKQNVELNLQLDGLKSFAFIPNHEHHIFNAKGNWSDAKYAGENLPQQNTSTEQGFSAMWKNLNLGNYYQEQLKSCFNDHQCSHSILPEKGFYVEFIEPINIYSQTDRATKYGWLITMMTFGCFFLFEVLKGLRIHPIQYLLVGVAQSVFFVLLLSVSEHFSYLVAYYSASIACIGLISWYLMYVLKGWKNVALFSVLLSGLYMVMYVLLQSSEKTFLMGSIFAFILVAVVMFITRHVDWYAIGEKQ, from the coding sequence ATGACGCATATTGTAACTATGTTATTTATTTTTGGTGAAATGATGCAACAAAATCGCTTATTTTCAAAATGTATGATGTTGGTATTTTTACTCATTGGTTTTGCATTTACTTTAGTATTGGTACGTTATATTGTGCATGAACGTGCGGATTATCAAAAAGATGTGATTGAACAAATCGAAAAACATCAAATTTCGACACAATATATGGTGAGTCCGATGATTCGTGTGCCTTATATGGTGCAATTACCGTGTCAGAAAAATACCGAAGAGCCATTAAATGCAAAATTATGTACTTATGAAAAACAGCATTTAATTTTTCCAAGTCAAAGTGAATGGAATACGGATTTTAATGTGTCCAATCAACAATATCAACGTGGGATTTATCGTGCGACCAGTTATCAAGCACAAATTTCCGCTAAAATGGGTTTTAATATGGAGCAGTTACCACAATTGAATTATGATTGGTCTAAAGCAAAGTTAATATTTCCTGTGGCTGATTTGCGTGGTATTCAGCAAAAACCTGTATTAACGATGGGCGGGCAAAAATATACCTTAGAATTTGCTCAATTTCAACAGAAAAATGCAGGATTAACCGCATTAGAGTTAGATTTAAATTCATCAGATTGGCAAAACTTAAAACAGAATGTAGAATTAAATCTACAGCTTGATGGTTTAAAATCATTTGCGTTTATTCCTAATCATGAGCATCATATTTTTAATGCTAAAGGAAATTGGTCAGATGCAAAATATGCAGGGGAAAATCTACCGCAACAAAATACATCAACGGAGCAAGGTTTTTCTGCAATGTGGAAAAATTTAAATCTAGGTAATTACTACCAAGAACAGTTAAAAAGTTGTTTTAATGATCATCAATGTTCGCATAGTATCTTACCTGAAAAAGGCTTTTATGTTGAATTTATTGAACCCATCAATATTTATAGCCAAACCGATAGAGCAACAAAATATGGTTGGTTAATTACCATGATGACTTTTGGTTGTTTCTTCTTATTTGAAGTGTTAAAAGGTTTGCGTATTCATCCAATTCAATATTTATTGGTTGGTGTAGCTCAATCGGTATTCTTTGTTTTATTATTATCGGTGAGTGAACATTTTAGTTATCTTGTGGCATATTATAGTGCAAGTATTGCTTGTATTGGTTTAATTTCTTGGTATTTGATGTATGTTTTAAAAGGCTGGAAAAATGTCGCATTATTTAGTGTGTTATTAAGCGGTTTATATATGGTGATGTATGTGTTATTGCAATCATCAGAAAAAACATTCTTAATGGGTTCAATCTTTGCCTTTATTTTAGTGGCAGTGGTGATGTTTATTACACGTCATGTCGATTGGTATGCGATTGGTGAAAAACAGTAG
- the creC gene encoding two-component system sensor histidine kinase CreC, translated as MSIFVRIWFFFSLVLVLVLALMLYTVNEQIKPNMRQVVEDTLAENVNIIAQLVAEDVYYQKVQHDDFQQKIELALNRELHATIWQMPKKQIHQQIYITNVQGIVIYDSTGQAVGQDYSQWNDVYLTLRGRYGARSTRQNPDDPNSTVMFIAAPIIWQNQLIGVISVGKPNYSVQPYIQRAKQYMLQQAFWIAFASLILSSMVAFWLRHSIDKVRHYAQALAPIQHAPYFYSAKELNAVTQAISDMRMVLEDRAYVENYINTLTHELKSPLTAIQANAELLQEDIPYSHQQQFAQQIEQQSQRLYQLIERMLLLTRLEKAPYTFEFQRLNFSQLLLEIMENYQNKIQQFDCQLSLHIVDDIYIDSDKFWLSQVIYNVLDNAIDFCDRQLWVSLNIRQHKVQLEIINQGKHIPDFALSQIFERYFSLPRPHTQQRSSGIGLTLVKQVLIGLHGDIFIENITEITTADDVKTPCHGVRVCIYFDLIN; from the coding sequence ATGTCGATATTTGTGCGGATTTGGTTTTTCTTTAGTTTAGTTTTAGTCTTGGTATTGGCATTGATGTTATATACCGTGAATGAACAAATTAAACCGAATATGCGACAAGTGGTGGAAGATACATTAGCAGAAAATGTCAATATTATTGCTCAATTAGTCGCAGAAGATGTGTATTATCAAAAAGTACAACACGATGATTTTCAGCAAAAAATTGAATTGGCATTAAATCGTGAATTACACGCAACCATTTGGCAAATGCCCAAAAAGCAAATTCATCAGCAAATATATATTACTAATGTGCAAGGTATTGTGATTTATGATTCTACAGGGCAAGCGGTTGGGCAGGATTATTCACAATGGAATGATGTATATTTAACTTTGCGTGGACGTTATGGGGCAAGAAGTACTCGACAAAATCCTGATGACCCAAATAGTACAGTGATGTTTATTGCTGCTCCGATTATTTGGCAAAATCAGTTAATTGGCGTGATAAGTGTGGGCAAGCCGAATTATTCAGTACAGCCTTATATTCAACGTGCAAAACAATATATGTTACAGCAGGCATTTTGGATTGCTTTTGCTAGTTTAATATTATCGAGTATGGTTGCATTTTGGTTAAGACATAGTATTGATAAAGTACGACATTATGCTCAAGCCCTTGCTCCGATTCAACACGCACCTTATTTTTATTCCGCCAAAGAATTAAATGCAGTAACGCAAGCGATTAGTGATATGAGAATGGTTTTAGAAGACCGTGCCTATGTGGAAAATTATATTAATACGCTGACCCATGAATTAAAAAGTCCATTAACTGCGATTCAAGCCAATGCAGAATTATTACAAGAAGATATTCCATATTCACATCAACAACAATTTGCTCAACAAATAGAACAACAAAGCCAACGTTTATATCAATTGATTGAGCGAATGCTTTTATTAACACGATTAGAAAAAGCACCTTATACCTTTGAATTTCAGCGATTAAATTTTTCACAATTATTATTAGAGATTATGGAAAATTATCAGAATAAAATTCAACAATTTGATTGTCAATTATCACTACATATTGTTGATGATATTTATATTGATAGTGATAAGTTTTGGTTATCACAAGTAATTTATAATGTGTTAGATAATGCGATTGATTTTTGTGATAGGCAATTATGGGTGTCTTTAAATATCCGTCAGCATAAAGTCCAATTGGAGATTATCAATCAAGGGAAACATATTCCAGATTTTGCCTTATCGCAAATATTTGAACGTTATTTTTCTTTGCCACGCCCACATACGCAACAACGGAGTTCTGGTATTGGTTTAACCTTAGTGAAACAGGTGTTAATCGGTTTACATGGTGATATTTTCATTGAAAATATCACAGAAATAACCACAGCTGATGATGTTAAAACACCGTGTCATGGGGTGCGTGTGTGTATTTATTTTGATTTGATAAATTGA
- the creB gene encoding two-component system response regulator CreB — MMSKHILYVEDEQAIVLPLRYALEREGWQVTWVAQGQQALDICRQQHFDFIILDVGLPDMNGFELCKQLRQFCQTPLLFLTARDDEIDRIIGLEIGADDYCPKPFSAREIISRIKAIWRRMERPILSDGNQQASTLLWQMIPERLQIYYHGELLYLTRYEYGLLAYFIAHPEQIFSRQQLMNAVWENPDHSLERTIDTHIKSLRQKIKQITPDDEQIMTYRGVGYALKKY; from the coding sequence TTGATGTCCAAGCATATTCTTTATGTTGAAGATGAGCAAGCGATTGTATTGCCTTTGCGTTATGCGTTAGAGCGTGAAGGCTGGCAGGTAACATGGGTCGCACAAGGGCAACAGGCGTTGGACATTTGTCGGCAACAGCATTTTGATTTTATTATTTTAGATGTGGGTTTGCCTGATATGAACGGTTTTGAATTATGCAAGCAATTACGGCAATTTTGTCAAACGCCATTATTATTTTTAACCGCTCGTGATGATGAAATTGACCGCATTATTGGTTTAGAAATTGGGGCTGATGATTATTGTCCTAAGCCATTTAGTGCCAGAGAAATTATCTCTCGGATTAAAGCGATTTGGCGGAGAATGGAACGTCCGATATTATCCGATGGCAATCAGCAAGCATCAACATTATTATGGCAAATGATTCCAGAGCGATTACAAATTTATTATCATGGTGAATTATTATATTTAACACGTTATGAATATGGATTATTGGCGTATTTTATTGCTCACCCAGAACAGATTTTTAGCCGTCAGCAGTTAATGAATGCCGTATGGGAAAATCCAGACCATAGTTTAGAACGTACGATTGATACGCATATTAAATCATTAAGACAAAAGATTAAACAGATTACACCTGATGATGAACAGATTATGACCTATCGTGGTGTGGGATATGCCTTAAAAAAATATTAA
- a CDS encoding HAD family hydrolase, which produces MKNIKLVIFDWDGTLCNSIDTIVSSLQFTADKFGYQISNQQAKDVIGLALPIALDTLFPTDDAEKRQQIFDTYVEHNVPHSAHDAWYDGALTMLQDLKQRGILLAVATGKARKGLNRVFERMPECKDIFVTSRCADEALSKPNPLMLEQILTELNLTAEQAIMVGDSVYDVQMAKNINMQAIGITHGVHGAEILQPYADVIVDNIEQLHQHFQAKL; this is translated from the coding sequence ATGAAGAATATCAAATTAGTGATTTTTGATTGGGACGGTACGTTGTGCAATTCGATTGATACCATTGTATCGAGTTTACAATTTACTGCGGATAAATTTGGTTATCAGATTAGTAATCAACAAGCCAAAGATGTGATTGGTTTAGCTTTACCAATCGCCTTAGACACGTTATTTCCGACTGATGATGCAGAAAAACGCCAACAGATTTTTGATACTTATGTTGAGCATAATGTGCCACATTCCGCCCATGATGCTTGGTATGATGGGGCATTGACGATGTTACAAGATTTAAAACAACGTGGTATTTTGTTGGCAGTGGCGACAGGTAAGGCTCGTAAAGGTTTAAATCGTGTGTTTGAGCGTATGCCTGAATGTAAAGATATTTTTGTTACTTCTCGTTGTGCTGATGAAGCTTTATCTAAACCTAACCCATTGATGCTAGAGCAGATTTTAACAGAACTCAATCTGACGGCAGAACAAGCGATTATGGTGGGCGATAGCGTGTACGATGTGCAGATGGCAAAAAATATCAATATGCAAGCGATTGGCATCACACATGGCGTGCATGGTGCGGAGATTTTACAGCCTTATGCCGATGTGATTGTGGATAATATTGAGCAGTTACATCAGCATTTCCAAGCGAAGTTATAG
- a CDS encoding glutathione S-transferase N-terminal domain-containing protein, translating to MPTLYISTTSPYTRMLLTVAEQYQIDLALKFVMPWENPTELTAVNPFSQVPSLLLDNGDVITETPMIMQAIAPQMFDDNREYNLPKIAQALTMTAQGVRAFSIQRFTLEGQEFHPFVARSTDLLKQVLSNLPTLSAESQEIGDKLVLCALIWLSIRLPEVFNTLSTENQNVVKTFEQSELMQKFSTARLEQLLPKTIAEL from the coding sequence ATGCCAACTTTATATATTAGTACTACATCGCCCTATACTCGTATGTTATTGACGGTTGCCGAGCAGTATCAAATTGATTTAGCATTAAAATTTGTCATGCCTTGGGAAAATCCAACGGAATTAACAGCGGTAAATCCATTTAGCCAAGTGCCATCATTATTGTTAGATAATGGTGATGTGATTACTGAAACGCCAATGATTATGCAAGCCATCGCTCCGCAAATGTTTGATGATAATCGTGAATACAATTTACCGAAAATCGCTCAAGCACTTACTATGACGGCTCAAGGCGTGCGTGCCTTTTCAATTCAACGTTTTACCTTAGAAGGGCAGGAATTTCACCCATTCGTGGCACGTTCAACCGATTTACTGAAACAAGTTTTAAGTAATTTACCAACATTATCGGCAGAGAGTCAAGAAATTGGCGATAAATTAGTCTTATGTGCCTTAATTTGGTTAAGTATTCGCCTACCTGAAGTATTTAATACTTTGAGTACTGAAAATCAAAATGTCGTCAAAACATTTGAACAAAGTGAATTAATGCAAAAGTTTTCAACAGCACGTTTAGAGCAATTATTACCCAAAACCATCGCTGAATTATAA
- a CDS encoding 5-carboxymethyl-2-hydroxymuconate Delta-isomerase — translation MPHVIIEMPKKLLNQPNDLLKYINQILIDTGHFKAVDIKTRIIPVEDYLIGTGVECQDFIAVKLLIMQGRSLEVRQSFADVLLNGLKQHFVNYPAMQCTVEVLELSQVYAKTTI, via the coding sequence ATGCCACATGTGATTATTGAAATGCCTAAAAAATTATTAAATCAGCCGAATGATTTATTAAAATATATCAATCAAATTTTAATTGATACAGGTCATTTTAAAGCCGTTGATATTAAAACTCGTATTATTCCAGTTGAAGATTATTTGATTGGTACAGGTGTAGAATGTCAAGATTTTATTGCGGTAAAATTATTGATTATGCAAGGGCGAAGTTTGGAGGTACGTCAAAGTTTTGCTGATGTCTTATTAAACGGTTTAAAACAGCATTTTGTCAATTATCCTGCTATGCAATGCACGGTGGAAGTGCTAGAATTAAGTCAAGTTTATGCTAAAACTACGATTTAA
- a CDS encoding type II toxin-antitoxin system VapC family toxin: MNYLLDTHVLLWFLTENCEHLSEHCQEVLLDEQNTLYFSKVSVWEMAIKYSLGKPDFDYNPQEIVNELLRLGFRVLDIDIAHLYAIVDLAWIHRDPFDRLLIVQAELEKMQFLTADSAILQYDKAFILDTRMI, encoded by the coding sequence ATGAATTATTTGTTAGATACTCATGTTTTATTATGGTTTTTAACTGAAAATTGTGAACATCTGTCAGAACATTGCCAAGAAGTTTTGTTAGATGAGCAAAATACTTTATATTTTAGTAAAGTAAGTGTTTGGGAAATGGCAATAAAATACAGTTTAGGTAAACCTGATTTTGATTATAATCCACAAGAAATTGTCAATGAATTATTGAGATTGGGTTTTCGTGTTTTAGATATAGATATTGCACATTTATATGCCATTGTTGATTTAGCATGGATTCATCGAGACCCATTTGACCGTTTGTTAATTGTCCAAGCTGAGTTAGAAAAAATGCAATTTTTAACGGCAGATAGTGCTATATTGCAATATGATAAAGCATTTATTTTAGATACGAGAATGATTTAA
- a CDS encoding type II toxin-antitoxin system Phd/YefM family antitoxin, which translates to MTALTQPTQVSINIHYAKTHLSRLVEEVASTGQAITIAKAGKPKVMIVPIDDKPVKREMGTLKGKIKIPNNFNVAFADEIADMFEG; encoded by the coding sequence ATGACAGCACTGACTCAACCAACACAAGTAAGTATCAACATTCACTATGCTAAAACACATTTATCTCGTCTTGTAGAAGAAGTTGCAAGTACAGGTCAGGCGATTACCATTGCAAAAGCAGGTAAACCAAAAGTGATGATTGTCCCGATTGATGACAAGCCAGTAAAGCGTGAAATGGGAACATTGAAAGGGAAAATCAAGATACCAAACAATTTTAATGTTGCATTTGCTGATGAAATTGCTGATATGTTTGAAGGTTAA
- a CDS encoding histidine phosphatase family protein, which produces MKSLYFIRHGQSLANTGAKSMPDAEIPLTELGRQQAHDLLINWQQLDIEPSSIYASPLLRARQTAEIFNQNYGLDIHTLPELKEFGCLSFANIENMLGDERAVLAKQYWQTAHIDFKDGNDADSFAEFQQRVATFLNNLDDFEHNSFFFGHGIWIGMLAWQLLGLSAKDNADIQKFRQFQTALPMYNTVVYRLDVAEHHIRQIQVVAS; this is translated from the coding sequence ATGAAATCCCTTTATTTTATCCGACATGGTCAAAGCCTTGCCAATACAGGGGCTAAATCTATGCCTGATGCGGAAATTCCTTTAACTGAATTGGGTCGGCAACAGGCTCATGATTTATTAATCAATTGGCAACAATTAGATATTGAGCCAAGTTCTATTTATGCTTCACCTTTGTTACGGGCGAGACAGACTGCGGAAATATTTAATCAAAATTATGGTTTAGATATTCACACTTTACCAGAATTAAAAGAATTTGGTTGTTTAAGTTTTGCCAATATTGAAAATATGCTAGGCGATGAACGAGCAGTGTTGGCAAAACAATATTGGCAAACTGCACATATTGATTTCAAAGATGGTAATGATGCAGATAGTTTTGCTGAATTTCAACAACGAGTTGCAACATTTTTAAATAACCTTGATGATTTTGAACATAATAGCTTCTTTTTTGGGCATGGGATTTGGATAGGTATGTTAGCTTGGCAATTATTGGGTTTATCTGCTAAAGATAACGCTGATATACAAAAATTCCGTCAGTTTCAAACTGCTTTACCAATGTATAATACAGTTGTCTATCGGCTTGATGTTGCGGAACATCATATTCGGCAAATACAAGTTGTGGCTAGTTAA
- the thrC gene encoding threonine synthase: MQYISTRGNTPKMPFSEVLLMGLAPDGGLMLPEHYPQINHDTLAKWRTLSYTELAFEIMSLFATDIPSADLKALIDKTYTENAFGNTEITPVRTLKDGIKILELSNGPTLAFKDIAMQFLGNAFEYALKQKNQRLTIIGATSGDTGSAAEYALRGKENIEVFMMSPHGKMSEFQRAQMYSLMDENIHNIAIHGMFDDCQDIVKALQQDQDFKAKYSLGTVNSINWGRILAQIVYYFKGYFNATENNTQKVSFCVPSGNFGNICAGHIAREMGLPIARLIVATNENDVLNDFFNTGKYIPRTSENTFVTSSPSMDISKASNFERFIYLLVGKDSEKLTTLWQDVNSGKGFDLSDLLADAQNKYGFASGKSTHADRIATIKAVYESDNDLIDPHTADGVKVARELRLDNEIMIVAETALPAKFAETIFEAVGKIDIPRPAHTQNIESLPQKVVVLENKAELVREQIEQFVKL, translated from the coding sequence ATGCAATATATCAGCACACGTGGCAATACGCCCAAAATGCCATTTAGCGAAGTTTTATTGATGGGACTTGCTCCAGACGGCGGTTTAATGTTACCAGAACATTATCCACAAATTAATCATGACACATTGGCAAAATGGCGTACATTATCTTATACTGAATTAGCATTTGAGATTATGTCATTATTTGCGACAGATATTCCATCTGCTGATTTAAAAGCGTTGATTGATAAAACTTATACCGAAAATGCGTTTGGTAATACTGAAATTACGCCTGTGCGTACCTTAAAAGATGGGATTAAAATTTTAGAATTATCTAATGGTCCAACACTTGCATTTAAAGATATTGCCATGCAGTTTTTGGGTAATGCCTTTGAGTATGCGTTAAAACAAAAAAATCAACGTTTAACCATTATTGGTGCAACATCTGGCGATACAGGTTCAGCCGCAGAATATGCTTTGCGTGGTAAAGAAAATATCGAAGTGTTTATGATGTCGCCACATGGCAAAATGAGTGAGTTTCAGCGTGCTCAAATGTATAGTTTAATGGACGAAAATATCCATAATATTGCGATTCATGGTATGTTTGATGATTGCCAAGATATTGTAAAAGCCTTACAACAAGATCAAGATTTTAAAGCCAAATATAGTTTAGGTACGGTAAACTCGATTAACTGGGGACGTATTTTGGCACAAATCGTATATTATTTTAAAGGCTATTTTAATGCGACTGAAAATAATACGCAAAAAGTCAGTTTCTGTGTACCATCTGGTAATTTTGGTAATATCTGTGCGGGACATATCGCTCGTGAAATGGGATTACCAATCGCTCGTTTAATTGTAGCGACCAATGAAAATGATGTATTAAATGATTTCTTTAATACAGGAAAATATATTCCACGCACCAGTGAAAATACTTTTGTAACATCAAGTCCGTCAATGGATATTTCTAAAGCATCAAATTTTGAACGTTTTATTTATTTATTGGTTGGCAAAGATAGCGAAAAACTCACCACATTATGGCAAGATGTGAATAGTGGTAAAGGTTTTGATTTAAGTGATTTATTGGCAGATGCTCAAAATAAATATGGTTTTGCATCAGGTAAATCAACGCACGCTGACCGTATTGCAACGATTAAAGCTGTTTATGAAAGCGATAATGATTTAATTGACCCGCATACCGCTGATGGTGTAAAAGTGGCTCGTGAACTGCGTTTAGACAATGAAATTATGATTGTTGCAGAAACCGCTTTACCTGCTAAATTTGCGGAAACCATTTTTGAAGCAGTGGGCAAAATTGATATTCCACGTCCAGCACATACACAAAATATTGAAAGCCTACCGCAAAAAGTGGTGGTGCTAGAGAATAAAGCGGAATTGGTGCGTGAACAAATTGAGCAGTTTGTGAAACTGTAA
- a CDS encoding type II toxin-antitoxin system VapC family toxin, translating into MKNNYIIDTHIFLWLIFNPSKINSELRVLLECKNNQIFICNTSFWEISIKYNLGKLNLEGILPNELPKIALQMGIDIIQVNHEIMANFYKLPKVEKHKEPFDRIMIYYCIYHQIPLISIDDKFNEYKLFGLNLI; encoded by the coding sequence ATGAAAAATAACTATATTATAGATACACATATTTTTCTTTGGCTTATTTTTAATCCAAGTAAAATCAACTCAGAGCTTAGAGTATTGTTAGAGTGTAAAAATAATCAAATTTTTATTTGTAATACAAGTTTTTGGGAAATTTCTATTAAATACAATTTAGGTAAATTGAATTTGGAAGGTATTTTACCTAATGAATTACCCAAAATTGCTTTACAAATGGGGATTGATATCATTCAAGTTAATCATGAAATCATGGCAAATTTCTACAAATTGCCAAAAGTTGAGAAACATAAAGAGCCTTTTGATAGAATTATGATTTATTATTGTATTTATCATCAAATCCCTTTAATATCGATTGATGATAAATTTAATGAATACAAACTATTTGGTTTAAATTTAATATAA
- a CDS encoding thioredoxin fold domain-containing protein yields MFNHKIIVSGLILSLSTWSMGSFAETLAVKTPKIEQILTTSKSITDVEKILKQADIPMDKLIESPYQGLYQIIYQDQTAYVDTTGQYLLIGEIYKLDDIKKNNQGQLPPFEKITSLGTSLLNYAKLGTDLVILDKNQQFVMAGEVIRLTDRVAMSDELRLEVNKVDWTSLPLQQAMKQVKGNGQHKIAVFSDPYCPYCKQLEQTLATLDNVTIYTFLYPVKSNSMKVSESIWCAKNATQAWQDFMLKNRQPEVKKCPNPLQNNLQLGNQVGAYGTPTMIFENGYVLMGAMSKQEIEQILQQMKP; encoded by the coding sequence ATGTTTAATCATAAAATCATTGTATCTGGTCTAATTTTAAGTTTATCAACATGGTCAATGGGCAGTTTTGCTGAGACATTAGCTGTAAAAACACCAAAAATTGAGCAAATTTTAACTACATCAAAAAGTATTACTGATGTTGAAAAGATTTTAAAACAAGCTGATATCCCTATGGATAAGTTAATCGAAAGCCCTTATCAAGGTTTATATCAAATTATTTATCAAGATCAAACTGCTTATGTTGATACGACAGGGCAGTATTTGCTTATTGGTGAAATCTATAAACTTGATGATATTAAAAAAAATAATCAAGGGCAATTACCACCTTTTGAAAAAATAACGAGTCTAGGAACAAGTCTTTTAAACTATGCAAAATTAGGCACAGATTTAGTGATTTTAGATAAAAATCAACAATTTGTAATGGCGGGTGAAGTAATTCGTTTAACTGATCGTGTAGCAATGAGTGATGAATTACGATTAGAAGTAAATAAAGTAGATTGGACAAGTTTACCTTTACAGCAAGCAATGAAACAGGTTAAAGGTAATGGGCAACACAAAATCGCCGTGTTTTCTGACCCTTATTGTCCATATTGTAAGCAATTAGAGCAAACTTTAGCAACATTGGATAATGTTACCATTTACACATTTTTATATCCAGTCAAATCTAATTCTATGAAAGTGAGTGAGTCGATTTGGTGTGCGAAAAATGCGACACAAGCATGGCAGGATTTTATGCTGAAAAATCGCCAACCTGAAGTGAAAAAATGCCCTAATCCATTACAAAATAATCTACAATTAGGGAATCAAGTTGGTGCTTATGGTACGCCAACCATGATTTTTGAAAATGGTTATGTGTTGATGGGAGCGATGTCTAAGCAAGAAATTGAGCAAATTTTACAACAAATGAAACCTTAA
- a CDS encoding symmetrical bis(5'-nucleosyl)-tetraphosphatase → MNKRYTYVIGDLQGCFSALKALLKHIEFDPSQDFIYFAGDLVARGEDSLSCLRFVKKLVENGSAQTVLGNHDLTLIACARGFKKIKDKDKTKDLIDAIDSDELIDWLRKQPLCLFPNANTILTHAGVPCIWTAEQTAQYAKEVEYYLGHDDFNVLDQFLDKMYGSEPDIWSEDLTGFDRIRTITNYLTRMRLTDKNGRLEFSFKESLDDPMPKGFAPWFEFESLTAKTHQILFGHWAGLQGKKVNEQIQNVDGGCVWGNRLLAYRLEDKQLLGVARPE, encoded by the coding sequence ATGAATAAACGATATACTTATGTGATTGGCGATTTACAAGGTTGTTTTTCAGCATTAAAAGCCTTATTAAAACATATTGAATTTGACCCAAGCCAAGATTTTATTTATTTTGCGGGTGATTTAGTGGCTCGTGGTGAAGATTCATTATCTTGCTTACGTTTTGTAAAAAAATTAGTGGAAAATGGCTCGGCTCAAACTGTATTAGGCAATCATGATTTAACTCTAATTGCCTGTGCGAGAGGTTTTAAAAAAATCAAAGATAAAGATAAAACTAAAGATTTAATTGATGCCATTGATAGTGATGAATTGATTGATTGGTTGCGTAAACAGCCATTATGTTTATTTCCCAATGCCAATACCATATTAACCCATGCAGGTGTGCCATGTATTTGGACAGCCGAACAAACTGCACAATATGCCAAAGAAGTAGAATATTATTTAGGGCATGATGATTTTAATGTCTTAGACCAGTTTTTAGATAAAATGTATGGTTCTGAACCTGATATTTGGTCAGAAGATTTAACAGGTTTTGATCGTATTCGCACCATTACGAATTATCTCACTCGAATGCGATTAACCGATAAAAACGGTCGTTTAGAATTTAGTTTTAAAGAAAGTTTAGATGACCCAATGCCTAAAGGTTTTGCACCATGGTTTGAGTTTGAGAGTCTAACGGCAAAAACACATCAGATTTTATTTGGACATTGGGCAGGCTTACAAGGTAAAAAAGTCAATGAACAGATTCAAAATGTTGATGGTGGTTGTGTGTGGGGCAATCGTTTATTGGCATATCGTTTAGAAGATAAACAATTATTAGGCGTAGCACGTCCCGAATAG